From Streptomyces sp. TLI_053, a single genomic window includes:
- a CDS encoding peptide ligase PGM1-related protein, with protein MSEQPSRTILANIVSEIMAEQPTDAYRRAMAAATPRKLWQARPGDCVVMLAPCTPAFRDYVAEMVGLDVDRVDIVAPPEVRGVHALEVAADLGATGRIAERPELKPFVLDGPVLEFGRRTGVRVLPYTRLPEDSTLEALRLINTKDGFRRTAAGLGLPVADGGFAETPAELAAALVEFLADRPGAIIKTNRGSNGFGNTVIRANGPASVERQVLDAVAGQPARDCGWVYEEFLPFTATPSMELEIDDRGPTDFYSCDQRTVNNAWTGMVTPAAEGPYHEQLRGAAEAIGGWLHGQGYRGIYDVDCGVYDGGYVVTEANVRRTGGTYLEELARRLRPGDSPVHWRADVRIGPDGLDFASAAAKLAAAGLADPAADARAVLTADTRAVDGKWRYLVVGREDGSVAEVERQLEQILGIG; from the coding sequence GTGAGCGAGCAACCGAGTCGTACGATTCTGGCCAACATCGTCAGCGAGATCATGGCCGAGCAGCCGACGGACGCCTACCGGCGGGCGATGGCCGCCGCGACCCCGCGCAAGCTCTGGCAGGCCCGGCCGGGCGACTGCGTGGTGATGCTGGCGCCGTGCACCCCGGCCTTCCGCGACTACGTGGCCGAGATGGTCGGCCTGGACGTGGACCGGGTCGACATCGTCGCCCCGCCGGAGGTCCGCGGGGTGCACGCGCTGGAGGTCGCCGCCGACCTGGGCGCCACCGGACGGATCGCCGAGCGGCCGGAGTTGAAGCCGTTCGTGCTGGACGGTCCGGTGCTGGAGTTCGGCCGCCGCACCGGGGTGCGGGTGCTGCCGTACACCCGGCTACCGGAGGACAGCACCCTCGAGGCGCTGCGGCTGATCAACACCAAGGACGGCTTCCGCCGGACCGCCGCCGGTCTGGGGCTGCCGGTCGCGGACGGCGGATTCGCCGAGACCCCGGCCGAACTGGCCGCCGCCCTGGTGGAGTTCCTGGCCGACCGGCCGGGCGCGATCATCAAGACCAACCGTGGCTCCAACGGCTTCGGCAACACCGTGATCCGGGCGAACGGGCCGGCGTCGGTCGAGCGGCAGGTCCTGGACGCCGTGGCCGGGCAGCCCGCGCGCGACTGCGGCTGGGTGTACGAGGAGTTCCTGCCGTTCACGGCGACGCCGAGCATGGAACTGGAGATCGACGACCGGGGCCCCACCGACTTCTACAGCTGCGACCAGCGCACGGTGAACAACGCCTGGACCGGCATGGTGACCCCGGCCGCCGAGGGCCCGTACCACGAGCAGCTGCGCGGTGCGGCCGAGGCCATCGGCGGCTGGCTGCACGGGCAGGGCTACCGGGGCATCTACGACGTCGACTGCGGTGTGTACGACGGGGGTTACGTCGTCACCGAGGCCAACGTCCGCCGCACCGGCGGCACTTACCTGGAGGAGCTGGCGCGCCGGCTGCGGCCCGGGGACTCCCCGGTGCACTGGCGGGCGGACGTCAGGATCGGCCCGGACGGGCTGGACTTCGCGAGCGCCGCCGCCAAGCTCGCGGCGGCCGGACTCGCCGACCCCGCGGCGGACGCCCGGGCCGTGCTGACGGCGGACACCCGTGCCGTGGACGGCAAGTGGCGCTATCTGGTGGTGGGCCGGGAGGACGGGTCGGTCGCCGAGGTCGAGCGGCAGCTGGAGCAGATCCTGGGGATCGGCTGA
- a CDS encoding SET domain-containing protein-lysine N-methyltransferase, translating into MLHSALHPGFSAVAGTGLVALRDIPLGTVLWGPCPQCRTWDAGEQLTLSPRVVDWLDEFGYRLADRSLLLPCRGAHLLNHSCEATVLDHGLAAGLAVRDIRAGEEVTGDYRTFRYDEPWEFDCRCGAASCPGSVRSSSGAPPAELAGEWERRMAPALAAAAGVPQELPLRAGQVDGAPAGHRGPEEAT; encoded by the coding sequence ATGCTGCACTCCGCTCTCCACCCCGGCTTCAGCGCGGTCGCGGGGACCGGTCTCGTCGCGCTGCGCGACATCCCGCTGGGCACGGTGCTGTGGGGACCGTGCCCGCAGTGCCGGACCTGGGACGCCGGCGAACAGCTCACCCTCTCACCCCGGGTCGTCGACTGGCTGGACGAGTTCGGCTACCGGCTGGCCGACCGGAGCCTGCTGCTGCCCTGCCGGGGCGCGCACCTGCTCAACCACTCCTGCGAGGCCACGGTCCTGGACCACGGCCTCGCGGCGGGCCTCGCCGTCCGGGACATCCGGGCCGGCGAGGAGGTGACCGGGGACTACCGAACCTTCCGCTACGACGAGCCGTGGGAGTTCGACTGCCGCTGTGGTGCCGCGAGTTGCCCGGGGTCGGTGCGGTCCTCCTCCGGAGCTCCGCCGGCCGAGCTGGCCGGGGAGTGGGAGCGGCGGATGGCACCGGCGCTGGCCGCCGCCGCCGGCGTACCGCAGGAACTCCCGCTGCGGGCCGGCCAGGTGGACGGCGCCCCGGCCGGCCATCGCGGCCCGGAGGAGGCGACATGA
- a CDS encoding MFS transporter: MSYRKVLADRICAQLALSTAVGRFAQVMFDVTVVIFVVQDLHRPAAAGLAVLLATLPGLLLSPLSGGFLQGRNVTAWMAADYLIKAAATLGIAFGASAGAGGIWTLWGLALLSSLTSAFGNVAFRSYVALSLPAQLRGAANGLDSMVSGLAAMAGPALAGIAVTVLGGRHSVAVVGAAYLAAALVAAASGRTTPEAGGEVGLRSAVEAVRGILVHPVLRGLTGVYFLYQVAVGVLVVSLPQLVSAGFGAAPSWTGTSWSIAGALGIASSLAAGHRIADGAERRFLIAGAALTALGLAGLFLHSAVFWLAAMFVLLGVAVGPMDVGLLSLRQRLLPGTGATATLAVSASLNMAGYPAGAMVGGLVAGLGLGTQTGVALGCALLSLALCARLPVLPAGPGPATDAAADAAAGASVRAAESSAAQ; the protein is encoded by the coding sequence GTGAGCTACCGCAAGGTCCTGGCGGACCGGATCTGTGCCCAGCTGGCCCTGTCGACGGCGGTCGGCCGGTTCGCCCAGGTGATGTTCGACGTCACCGTGGTGATCTTCGTGGTGCAGGACCTGCACCGCCCCGCGGCGGCCGGCCTGGCCGTGCTGCTGGCGACCCTGCCCGGCCTGCTGCTCAGCCCGCTGAGCGGCGGCTTCCTCCAGGGCCGCAACGTCACCGCGTGGATGGCGGCCGACTACCTGATCAAGGCGGCCGCCACGCTCGGGATCGCCTTCGGCGCGTCGGCCGGCGCCGGCGGCATCTGGACCCTGTGGGGGCTGGCCCTGCTGTCCTCGCTGACCAGCGCCTTCGGCAACGTCGCGTTCCGCAGCTACGTCGCGCTCTCGCTGCCCGCGCAGCTGCGCGGGGCGGCCAACGGTCTCGATTCGATGGTCTCGGGCCTGGCCGCGATGGCCGGGCCCGCCCTGGCCGGGATCGCGGTCACGGTCCTCGGCGGCCGGCACAGCGTGGCGGTGGTCGGCGCGGCCTACCTGGCGGCGGCGCTGGTCGCGGCCGCCTCGGGACGCACCACCCCGGAGGCCGGCGGCGAGGTCGGCCTGCGCAGCGCCGTGGAGGCGGTGCGCGGGATCCTGGTCCACCCGGTGCTGCGCGGGCTGACCGGCGTGTACTTCCTCTACCAGGTCGCGGTCGGCGTCCTCGTCGTCTCACTGCCCCAGCTGGTCTCGGCCGGGTTCGGGGCCGCCCCCTCCTGGACCGGCACCAGTTGGTCGATCGCGGGGGCGCTGGGGATCGCGTCCTCGTTGGCCGCCGGGCACCGGATCGCCGACGGCGCGGAGCGGCGGTTCCTGATCGCCGGTGCCGCCCTGACGGCGCTCGGCCTGGCGGGACTGTTCCTGCACTCCGCCGTGTTCTGGCTGGCCGCGATGTTCGTGCTGCTCGGGGTGGCCGTGGGGCCCATGGACGTCGGGCTGCTCAGCCTCCGGCAGCGGCTGCTGCCCGGGACCGGGGCCACCGCGACCCTCGCCGTCTCCGCCAGTCTCAACATGGCCGGCTATCCGGCCGGGGCCATGGTCGGCGGGCTGGTGGCCGGTCTCGGCCTGGGCACGCAGACCGGGGTGGCCCTCGGGTGCGCCCTGCTCTCGCTGGCCCTCTGCGCCCGGCTGCCGGTGCTCCCGGCCGGGCCCGGGCCGGCCACCGACGCGGCGGCCGACGCTGCGGCCGGGGCGTCCGTCCGGGCCGCCGAGTCCTCGGCCGCCCAGTAG
- a CDS encoding lysine-2,3-aminomutase-like protein — MRNRPRTIRTTESLLENGLVDEESLPELRDVAKRYAVSITGVIQERITHVDDPVARQFVPTGAELLITAEERADPIGDDPFTPVKGITHRYPDRLLLKPMHLCPVYCRFCFRREVVGPGEGMLGQAELEAALDYIRAHEEVWEVIFTGGDPLIIAPTKLRPIMAALDAIEHVKVIRFHTRVPVVDPDRVTDELVDALSTETPVWVVVHTNHSQEIGTAARGALRRLNRGGVPLLSQTVLLRGVNDTPEALEGLFRTLVANRVKPYYLHHGDLAQGTSHFRTSIAEGQELVRRLRGRVSGTCQPTYVLDIPGGHGKVPIGPSYLEPGEDGTDGTHVVTDPWGERHPYPPRVAEAPTTTAPTAAAATTATATSTATTTATEEDPTDD; from the coding sequence ATGCGTAATCGTCCCCGCACAATCAGGACCACCGAGTCCCTGTTGGAGAACGGCCTCGTCGACGAGGAGAGCCTGCCGGAGCTCCGCGATGTCGCGAAGCGGTACGCCGTGAGCATCACCGGGGTGATCCAGGAGCGGATCACGCACGTCGACGATCCGGTCGCCAGACAGTTCGTCCCCACCGGGGCCGAACTGCTGATCACCGCGGAGGAGCGCGCCGACCCGATCGGCGACGACCCCTTCACCCCGGTCAAGGGGATCACCCACCGCTACCCGGACCGGCTGCTGCTCAAGCCGATGCACCTGTGCCCGGTCTACTGCCGCTTCTGCTTCCGCCGCGAGGTGGTCGGCCCCGGCGAGGGGATGCTCGGCCAGGCCGAACTGGAGGCCGCCCTCGACTACATCCGGGCCCACGAGGAGGTGTGGGAGGTCATCTTCACCGGCGGCGACCCGCTGATCATCGCGCCCACCAAGCTCCGCCCGATCATGGCGGCCCTGGACGCGATCGAGCACGTGAAGGTGATCCGCTTCCACACCCGGGTGCCGGTGGTCGACCCCGACCGGGTCACCGACGAGCTGGTGGACGCCCTTTCGACCGAGACCCCGGTCTGGGTGGTGGTCCACACCAATCACAGCCAGGAGATCGGCACGGCGGCGCGCGGCGCGCTGCGGCGGCTGAACCGGGGCGGTGTCCCGCTGCTCAGCCAGACCGTGCTGCTGCGCGGGGTGAACGACACCCCGGAGGCGCTGGAGGGACTGTTCCGGACCCTGGTGGCCAACCGGGTGAAGCCCTACTACCTGCACCACGGCGACCTCGCCCAGGGCACCAGCCACTTCCGCACCAGCATCGCCGAGGGCCAGGAGCTGGTCCGGCGGCTGCGCGGACGGGTCTCCGGCACCTGCCAGCCCACCTACGTCCTGGACATCCCCGGCGGCCACGGGAAGGTGCCGATCGGCCCCTCGTACCTGGAGCCCGGCGAGGACGGGACCGACGGCACGCACGTCGTCACCGACCCGTGGGGCGAGCGCCACCCCTACCCGCCGCGCGTCGCGGAAGCGCCGACCACCACGGCACCGACAGCGGCTGCGGCAACGACAGCGACAGCGACAAGCACAGCCACGACCACAGCCACGGAGGAGGACCCGACCGATGACTGA
- a CDS encoding GNAT family N-acetyltransferase has protein sequence MTALQPEHTVRASLLRIEEVPSRSWVTLLGERDLFLLPGWMEVGPGTYGGGLRDARAALVDRDGTAVAGTAGWLFGRDCTEDLCRPDVLLEIPEPRGEPLFPTLLAGGWYDSRVAHRPGGAGPAELAAVVDSLEEWGRSEGAASVCWPSVDERERVLVGLLRERGYRRFPLTPRWALEGPWTGFDDYLDRMTSKRRVSVRSERRRVREAGITCRTVPLTRELARPLVELAEENVTRHGGRVDLDRYADWVAALTGIEDGRAEAHLAERDGRILGCVVSSTYAGRVYALFPGFDYEQISGLPVYFELAYYHLVEHAAAHGYHAVEYGPAADEAKNLRGCVAHRQALWIRGLDPAAERLVAELGDLTDFTGPTGATGPTGASGPIGASGATGPAVTAVPADDDRTGRSA, from the coding sequence ATGACCGCACTGCAACCCGAACACACTGTGCGGGCAAGTCTGTTGAGGATCGAGGAGGTTCCCTCCCGGTCCTGGGTGACACTGCTGGGCGAGCGGGACCTCTTCCTGCTGCCCGGCTGGATGGAGGTCGGTCCCGGCACCTACGGCGGCGGCCTGCGCGACGCCCGGGCCGCCCTGGTCGACCGCGACGGCACGGCGGTGGCGGGAACGGCCGGCTGGCTCTTCGGCCGCGACTGCACCGAGGACCTGTGCCGCCCCGACGTCCTGCTGGAGATCCCCGAGCCGCGCGGGGAGCCGCTGTTCCCGACCCTGCTGGCCGGCGGCTGGTACGACAGCCGGGTCGCGCACCGGCCCGGCGGCGCCGGTCCGGCCGAACTCGCCGCCGTGGTCGACTCCTTGGAGGAGTGGGGGCGTTCGGAGGGCGCCGCCTCGGTCTGCTGGCCGAGCGTGGACGAGCGGGAGAGGGTGCTGGTCGGCCTCCTCCGCGAGCGCGGCTACCGGCGCTTCCCGCTGACGCCGCGGTGGGCACTGGAGGGGCCGTGGACCGGCTTCGACGACTACCTGGACCGGATGACCAGCAAGCGCCGGGTCTCGGTGCGCAGCGAGCGGCGCCGGGTCCGGGAGGCGGGCATCACCTGCCGGACGGTGCCGCTCACCCGGGAACTGGCCCGGCCGCTGGTGGAGCTGGCCGAGGAGAACGTGACCCGGCACGGCGGCCGGGTCGACCTCGACCGCTACGCCGACTGGGTCGCGGCGCTGACCGGGATCGAGGACGGCCGGGCCGAGGCCCACCTGGCCGAGCGGGACGGGCGGATCCTCGGCTGCGTGGTGTCCAGCACCTACGCCGGGCGGGTGTACGCGCTGTTCCCGGGCTTCGACTACGAGCAGATCTCCGGGCTGCCCGTCTACTTCGAACTCGCCTACTACCACCTGGTCGAGCACGCCGCCGCCCACGGCTACCACGCGGTGGAGTACGGACCGGCGGCGGACGAGGCGAAGAACCTGCGCGGCTGCGTCGCCCATCGGCAGGCACTGTGGATCCGGGGCCTGGACCCGGCGGCGGAACGGCTGGTCGCGGAACTCGGCGACCTCACCGACTTCACCGGACCCACAGGCGCAACCGGACCCACAGGTGCGAGCGGACCCATAGGTGCGAGCGGTGCGACCGGGCCCGCCGTCACCGCCGTCCCCGCGGACGACGACCGGACCGGGAGGAGCGCATGA
- a CDS encoding alkyl sulfatase dimerization domain-containing protein, with product MTRNTGPAPAEPSVRQANADLLGRLPFDDTQDHEDARRGFLGTAADPLIRSGDRVVWDLAAYGFLERDCPDTVNPSLWRQSRLAADHGLFEVVEGVYQVRGFDLSNMTVVEGERGVLVVDPLICAETAAAALALYRAHRGDRPVSAVLYTHSHVDHFGGVRGIVSEEQVADGLPVIAPEGFLEHAVSENVYAGTAMARRAAYMYGAALPKGERGQVGAGLGQTTSTGTVGLIPPTLSVTRTGQTEVIDGIRAVFQLTPGTEAPAELNIHFPDHRALCLAENATHNLHNLLTLRGAQVRDPRVWAHYLTEAVTLFADSTDVAFASHHWPTWGRDRVVAFLTEQRDLYGYLHDQSLRLINQGLTPLEIAERIQLPPALERAWHARGYYGSVSHNTKAVYQRYLGWFDGNPARLWEHPPTGAARRYVEFMGGAEEVLRRARRSFAEGDFRWVAQVVNHVVFADPDNSEARALQADALEQLGYGSENGTWRNFYLTGALELRHGPVGTPTETDTADFMAALTLGQLFDAAAIRVDGPRSWSADITVRWNLTDSGPVTLRLRNGVLTHTAGDGPAVGTPDVTVTLAEADLRALLTGAATAEELLADGRAEATGDLGRIAELLGHLDDPDPGFAIVTP from the coding sequence ATGACCCGGAACACCGGACCCGCGCCCGCCGAACCGTCGGTCCGGCAGGCCAACGCCGACCTCCTCGGCCGCCTCCCGTTCGACGACACGCAGGACCACGAGGACGCCCGCCGCGGCTTCCTCGGCACCGCCGCGGACCCGCTGATCCGCAGCGGCGACCGGGTGGTGTGGGACCTCGCCGCGTACGGCTTCCTGGAGCGGGACTGCCCCGACACCGTGAACCCCAGCCTGTGGCGCCAGAGCCGCCTGGCGGCCGACCACGGGCTGTTCGAGGTCGTCGAGGGCGTGTACCAGGTACGGGGCTTCGACCTGTCGAACATGACCGTCGTCGAGGGGGAGCGGGGCGTCCTGGTCGTCGACCCCCTGATCTGCGCCGAGACCGCCGCCGCCGCGCTCGCCCTCTACCGCGCCCACCGCGGCGACCGGCCGGTCAGCGCGGTGCTCTACACCCACAGCCACGTCGACCACTTCGGCGGTGTGCGCGGCATCGTGAGCGAGGAACAGGTCGCCGACGGCCTGCCCGTGATCGCCCCCGAGGGGTTCCTGGAACACGCGGTCAGCGAGAACGTCTACGCCGGCACCGCGATGGCCCGGCGCGCCGCCTACATGTACGGCGCGGCGCTGCCCAAGGGCGAACGGGGACAGGTCGGCGCCGGGCTGGGGCAGACCACCTCCACCGGGACCGTCGGCCTGATCCCGCCGACCCTGTCCGTCACCCGCACCGGGCAGACCGAGGTGATCGACGGCATCCGGGCGGTCTTCCAGCTCACCCCGGGCACCGAGGCGCCGGCCGAACTCAACATCCACTTCCCCGACCACCGGGCGCTCTGCCTGGCCGAGAACGCCACCCACAACCTGCACAACCTGCTGACCCTGCGCGGCGCGCAGGTGCGCGACCCCCGGGTGTGGGCGCACTACCTCACCGAGGCCGTCACGCTCTTCGCCGACAGCACCGACGTCGCCTTCGCCTCCCACCACTGGCCGACCTGGGGACGCGACCGCGTGGTGGCCTTCCTGACCGAGCAGCGCGACCTGTACGGCTACCTCCACGACCAGAGCCTGCGCCTGATCAACCAGGGCCTCACCCCGCTGGAGATCGCCGAGCGCATCCAGCTGCCGCCCGCCCTGGAACGGGCCTGGCACGCCCGCGGCTACTACGGCTCGGTCAGCCACAACACCAAAGCCGTCTACCAGCGTTACCTGGGCTGGTTCGACGGCAACCCGGCCCGGCTGTGGGAGCACCCGCCGACCGGGGCCGCCCGGCGCTACGTCGAGTTCATGGGCGGTGCCGAGGAAGTGCTGCGCCGGGCGCGGCGGTCCTTCGCCGAAGGGGACTTCCGCTGGGTCGCCCAGGTCGTCAACCACGTGGTGTTCGCGGACCCCGACAACTCCGAGGCCCGCGCGCTCCAGGCCGACGCGCTCGAACAGCTCGGCTACGGCAGCGAGAACGGCACCTGGCGCAACTTCTACCTGACCGGCGCCCTCGAACTGCGCCACGGCCCGGTCGGCACCCCCACCGAGACCGACACCGCCGACTTCATGGCCGCCCTAACCCTCGGCCAGCTCTTCGACGCCGCCGCGATCCGGGTGGACGGCCCGCGCAGCTGGTCCGCCGACATCACCGTGCGGTGGAACCTCACCGACAGCGGCCCGGTCACCCTGCGGCTGCGCAACGGCGTCCTCACCCACACGGCCGGCGACGGCCCGGCCGTCGGCACCCCGGACGTGACCGTCACCCTCGCCGAGGCCGACCTGCGCGCCCTCCTGACCGGCGCCGCCACGGCGGAGGAGCTCCTCGCCGACGGGCGGGCCGAGGCCACCGGCGACCTGGGCCGGATCGCGGAACTCCTCGGCCACCTCGACGACCCGGACCCGGGCTTCGCGATCGTCACCCCCTGA
- a CDS encoding serine hydrolase domain-containing protein, translating into MRSNGSSRSDRAARGPTRPAAPRGLAEALRAGHAATPRQPGVLAALRGEDWHWAGASGVADAATGRELRPTAAVRVASVTKTFTAAAVLRLTERGELRLEEPVSALASEAVLGALAEGGYRPALMTVRQLLQHTAGLYDWGGDPAYDAEAFADPGHRWSRLEQVRWAVEHGRRLSHPGEEFHYSDTGYVILGEVLERVTGRPLAAAYRELLPLRELGLDSVHLESLEPTPGAGADRAHQYVSGTDLLAVDPSCDLWGGGGLVSTMSDLTAFVRALFRGRVFERPTTLATMLAPVAARGAEGRGMGIYRIPLGPGRWWGHCGSWGVVMAYEPDRDLALATTVTRQPEDPDERLHPGRLLVRTAR; encoded by the coding sequence GTGCGATCAAACGGAAGTAGTCGTTCCGACCGTGCGGCCCGCGGGCCGACCCGGCCGGCGGCGCCCCGCGGCCTCGCGGAGGCACTCCGCGCCGGCCACGCCGCGACCCCCCGCCAGCCCGGCGTCCTGGCCGCCCTGCGCGGCGAGGACTGGCACTGGGCCGGGGCGAGCGGCGTCGCGGACGCCGCCACCGGTCGCGAACTGCGGCCGACGGCGGCGGTCAGGGTGGCCTCGGTCACCAAGACCTTCACCGCGGCCGCGGTGCTGCGGCTGACGGAGCGGGGCGAACTGCGGCTCGAGGAACCGGTCTCGGCGCTGGCCTCCGAGGCGGTCCTCGGAGCACTCGCCGAGGGCGGCTACCGACCGGCCCTGATGACCGTGCGCCAGTTGCTCCAGCACACGGCCGGCCTGTACGACTGGGGAGGCGATCCCGCCTACGACGCGGAGGCCTTCGCCGACCCCGGCCACCGGTGGAGCCGTCTGGAGCAGGTGCGCTGGGCGGTCGAGCACGGGCGCCGACTCTCCCACCCGGGCGAGGAGTTCCACTACTCCGACACCGGCTACGTGATCCTCGGCGAGGTGCTCGAACGTGTCACCGGGCGGCCGCTCGCCGCCGCCTACCGCGAGCTGCTGCCGCTCCGGGAACTGGGCCTGGACTCCGTCCACCTGGAGTCGCTGGAGCCCACCCCCGGGGCCGGTGCGGACCGCGCGCACCAGTACGTGTCCGGCACCGACCTGCTCGCCGTCGATCCGTCCTGCGACCTCTGGGGCGGCGGCGGACTGGTCTCGACGATGTCCGACCTCACCGCGTTCGTCCGGGCGCTGTTCCGCGGCCGGGTCTTCGAGCGGCCCACCACGCTCGCGACCATGCTGGCGCCCGTCGCGGCGCGCGGCGCGGAGGGGCGCGGCATGGGGATCTACCGGATCCCGCTGGGGCCGGGGCGGTGGTGGGGCCACTGCGGCAGCTGGGGCGTGGTCATGGCGTACGAGCCCGACCGCGATCTCGCGCTCGCCACCACGGTGACGAGACAGCCCGAGGACCCGGACGAACGACTCCACCCCGGGCGGTTGCTCGTCCGGACCGCGCGCTGA
- a CDS encoding class I SAM-dependent methyltransferase: MTDTSPADTWQLSDTEVFSKYGDAFVPRRAEQTAAVCDLLAGIPVPHVLDLCCGEGRLSEEYLRRDPEARVTVLDRSPEMLALTAKRLEPFADRHDSVEADIEDRLWRTGVGYGGVMTSLAVHHLDGEGKRLLYRDIHAMLAPGGVFVMADLVEPAGATARTLAGDHWEEAVRRASEEQFGGDEAAVAFERTEWNHYRLPGPDPVDKPSSVAEHLDWLREAGFVEVDVVWMYAGHALFTAKRKAN; the protein is encoded by the coding sequence ATGACCGACACGTCCCCCGCGGACACCTGGCAGCTCTCGGACACCGAGGTGTTCAGCAAGTACGGGGACGCCTTCGTCCCGCGCCGGGCGGAGCAGACCGCCGCCGTGTGCGACCTGCTGGCCGGCATCCCCGTCCCGCACGTCCTCGACCTGTGCTGCGGCGAGGGGCGGCTGTCCGAGGAGTACCTGCGCCGCGACCCGGAGGCCAGGGTCACCGTGCTGGACCGCTCCCCCGAGATGCTGGCCCTGACCGCGAAGCGGCTGGAGCCGTTCGCCGACCGGCACGACAGCGTCGAGGCGGACATCGAGGACCGGCTGTGGCGCACCGGCGTCGGCTACGGCGGTGTGATGACCTCGCTGGCGGTCCACCACCTCGACGGCGAGGGCAAGCGGCTGCTCTACCGGGACATCCACGCGATGCTCGCGCCGGGCGGCGTCTTCGTCATGGCCGACCTGGTGGAGCCCGCCGGTGCCACCGCCCGCACGCTCGCGGGCGACCACTGGGAGGAGGCGGTGCGCCGCGCGTCCGAGGAGCAGTTCGGCGGCGACGAGGCGGCCGTCGCGTTCGAGCGGACCGAGTGGAACCACTACCGGCTGCCCGGCCCGGACCCGGTCGACAAGCCGTCCTCGGTGGCCGAGCACCTGGACTGGCTGCGCGAGGCCGGTTTCGTCGAGGTCGACGTGGTCTGGATGTACGCGGGACACGCCCTGTTCACAGCGAAGCGGAAGGCGAACTGA
- a CDS encoding alpha/beta hydrolase, which yields MSPPTVVLAPGGPGLGGETLAGLPLPPGCRRLVGAGDCGPGGDPFAVQTDRLVRLLDTAGTEGPVLLLAHSAGARPALRAAARSPGRFRAVVLVAAQLHDRTDHPELLDERLDALDGPLRETARLARATAPDRAPADDDELRELLLADLALTFPALGPAQRGFLAACARSWDLHAVRAVLSGRVPEDDLTATAARVGAPVLVVNGEQDPWAGAPSARELAAALPDGRARTVPGAGHVPWLDDPEAVARLLARTVEEAAPA from the coding sequence ATGAGCCCGCCCACCGTCGTGCTCGCGCCCGGCGGGCCCGGCCTCGGCGGCGAGACCCTCGCCGGGCTCCCGCTGCCGCCGGGCTGCCGGCGCCTGGTCGGGGCGGGCGACTGCGGGCCGGGCGGCGACCCGTTCGCCGTCCAGACCGACCGGCTGGTCCGGCTGCTCGACACGGCCGGTACCGAGGGGCCGGTTCTGCTCCTCGCCCACTCCGCCGGTGCCCGCCCGGCCCTGCGTGCCGCGGCCCGGAGCCCCGGTCGGTTCCGCGCGGTCGTGCTGGTCGCCGCCCAGCTGCACGACCGCACCGACCATCCCGAGCTGCTGGACGAGCGCCTCGACGCGCTCGACGGCCCGCTGCGGGAGACCGCCCGGCTGGCCCGGGCGACCGCGCCCGACCGGGCACCGGCCGACGACGACGAGCTGCGCGAACTCCTGCTCGCCGACCTGGCCCTCACCTTCCCCGCCCTCGGACCGGCCCAGCGCGGCTTCCTGGCCGCCTGCGCCCGCAGCTGGGACCTCCACGCCGTGCGCGCCGTGCTCTCCGGACGCGTTCCCGAGGACGATCTCACGGCGACGGCCGCACGGGTCGGCGCCCCGGTACTGGTCGTCAACGGCGAGCAGGACCCGTGGGCCGGCGCCCCGTCGGCACGGGAGCTGGCCGCGGCGCTGCCGGACGGCAGGGCCCGGACGGTCCCCGGGGCGGGGCACGTGCCCTGGCTGGACGATCCGGAGGCGGTGGCCCGGCTGCTGGCCCGGACGGTGGAGGAGGCGGCACCGGCGTGA